In Cardinium endosymbiont of Dermatophagoides farinae, the sequence GAAATTTTGAATACCTTCTACCGTGTCCACTTAGAGGAAAATCAAAAAGTAACAGACGAAAGTGCTGTAATCCTTAAACTAGAAGAAAACGGTATCATCGACGAAACGGTGTTGCCAGCGGGTACGGTTTTATACGGCAAAGCTAAATTTGCTAAAAATAGAATATTAGTAGCCATACATGTAGCCCAATATCTAGACAGGGCCTTTCCGATCTCTCTATCTTGTTACGATACTGATTTCCTACCTGGCCTCTTCTGCGAAGGTGTAAATCCTATTATTGAAAACAACAGTCATAAAGTATTGGATATGGTCACCGATCAAGTCGATTCGGGCTTAGCCAGTGAAGTCAGTAAAATGGCTACCCAATTCGTTAAAGATGTAACCAAAACCAAGTCCTTTAAACTGCATAAAGGTAGAGAGGTATATGTTTGTGCAGGAAAACAATTAAAAAATAAATGAAAAAATATTTATGGGTAGTATTTCTATCAACCGCTACTGTAGCTTACGCAGGAGATAAATGGGATAAGGCCAAAGAGACCCTGAAAGATGTGGTGAATAGTACGTTAGATTATATACCATTCGGCAATACGATCAAAAAACTATTTGGCAAGCAAGATAAACAAGTAGACCTTCTAAAAACGATTGCAAAAACAGAACAAAGCACCTTTGATAAAATCAGAGATAGTGCCCGAACAGCTATGGAAACCAAAAGAGCCATAGAAAAGGCTGGTAGAGCGGTAAGAGATGCGGTTAACTTAGGTAAGAAACTCAAAAATATGAGTTTTAAAAAAATGATCTTAGGTCAAACAGAAGATCTATTGGGCATTAGTTTAAACCCTGCTCGGTATATACCGGAAACAAAATATACCAATAAACTTAAAAAGAACATGAAATATAGCTGTGCAAGAGAAAAACAAACCATTCATTCAGTGAATAGATTTCTGAAAAATACAGGTAAATTAGTAGGCATCAAGGCAGCAAATGGGAAATATACCGATTTGAAAAAACTTAATAAAGAGATCGAAAAATCGATTCAATATGATCGTACGGTCGGGGAATATGCCCATACCAAACAGCTACTCCTAGCAGACGCTTACCAAAGAGAAGCCGATGAGTTACTAGCCAATAATAAAGAGATTCAGTATTTATTAGATGATGATGCAGCGGGTCTTAAAGTCAATGAACGGCTAGCAGCTTATAATCTGCTGCAAAAAAATATCATTTCCTCAACAAAACTTAAAGAAAAAGCTGTAAAATTACGAGAGAAGGCTTCTACTTTAACTAAAGTTGACCAGCAAGTTATCGCAGCAGAACAAGATAGGCTTACTTGGAAAAGTATGGTAACATACGAAATCAATGAAAGAGAGAGAAAAAGAAACTTAAAATAGACAAAATGATGCGTAAGATAGATGCACTGCCTATTGGCTATTCAGATGTTGAAAGGGTTATCCGAACAGGCTACTATGTAGATAAAACTCGATATGCACAAGAGCTAATAGAAAAAGAAAATCCTATTTTCATAGCCCGGCCTCGCAGATTTGGGAAATCGCTATTTATCAATACACTGGCTACTATAGCTAGTGGAGAAAAAGAGATTTTTAAAGATTATCATATAGGTAAACCAGAAAATGGGTATCAATGGAAGAAATATCCGGTGATTGATTTGGATTTTTCAGGTGTATCTAATAACACACCTGAAGAACTAAGCGCATCTATTAAAATGGTACTAAAAGAAATAGCCTTTTCATATAATGTAAAAATAGAAGATGCTACCGTGAAAGATGCGCTACGTAGTCTAGTGCTACAACTCTTAAACCTAGAAGATACTATAGAAAGCAAGGAAAGTATAAAATCTGTTTATGAATCCAAAATAGTAGTATTGATAGACGAATACGATGCACCTATAGTTCATCTAACAAAAGGCTCAGATCTAGAAAAATCCAATATTAAAGTCATGAAAGATTTCTTTATGACTTTAAAATCCCTTAACAAACATTTTCAATTTACCTTTATCACTGGGGTTAGTAAGTTTAGTTTATCTGATGTGTTTTCAGGGGCTAATCATTTAGACGATATTACTATTTCCAAAGATGCTGATGCCATGTTTGGATATACGCAAGAAGAGATCGTAACTATATTCTCAAAAAACTTACAAGATATTGCTAAAAAATGGAGTGTAAAAGAAAATAAAAAAGTTACTAAATCAGAAGTTATGAGTGGTATTGCGACTTATTACAATGGTTATAAGTTCCATCAAGATGGTGTAAGTGTGTATAATCCCTGGTCTACGTTAAAGTTTTTAAACAGTAGTGAACTAGAAAACTACTGGTACGAATCAGGCAGCCCAACTATCCTCATTAACCAGATGCTAGCAGACCCTGATAGATTTCAGTTAGATGCACTACCTATTGATGCCTATAGACATCAGTTAATGTATACAGGCAGCAGGAATGAGATTAGTTTAAAAGCCCTGATGTTTCAAACCGGCTACCTAACAATAGATAGTTATGGGCCATCTACAGGCGTTTATAAGCTCAAGTTTCCTAATCAAGAAATAGCAAAAGCTTTTCATCAAACGATCCAAGATAGCTTAGAACGGCGTGTTAAAGACTATTTTCTATCCATACAAGATCAAATAAAAAGCGCTTTACAAACAAAAGACATTGAGTCCTTTATTATCGCCATTAATATAGCCTTTGCTAGCATCCCTTACTATATCACTAGTAAAACGGAAAAAGATTATCACAGTAACCTCCATATGTTACTCTATGGTCTAAACTGCTTAGAGGGTATTAATAGTCATATGGCTAGTGAAGCTTCTTCTAGCAAAGGTAGGGCTGATATAGTACTAACTATTGGTAGCATCGTCTATATTATAGAAATCAAGTATAAATCGAGTGGTAAAGTAGCTTTACAACAAATTAAAGATAATCGCTATTATACTTCCTATCTATTGAAAGCCAAAGAGATTATCTTATTGGGTATTAACTTTGACGAAGCATCAAAATCTATAGATAGCTGGGCACATGAAACCGTAAACAGAGCAGCGCATCTAAAAAAATAAAATCAGTGGCTTTATAAATTTTATAAAAACAACGTAACACCACTACAACTACACAAAATAGTACTACTTTTTCCCATACAGTTTACATATAAATGTAGGCTACTTTTTCAAAAGTATAGCACACTATACTTTACTACGTAAAGTGTATCCACACAAACGCTCTATATCTCCAATTTCGTTAATCTATAATCAAGCAAAGGGGAAAGAAATTTCCCATGATTTATGCAGCAATATACGATACAACCCATACAATATGTCGTACTACACATCACTAAATATAAAGAAACAGGCAGAATAGGCACACATATAGACAGAAAAAATTTGACTCAAAATGTAGCACACTTTAAAAGCGATATAGACCCAGCAATGCGTGAATTATTGGGACCACATATTGATCATACACGTTGTAGTATGCATGCTTGATTGATTTTAAGATTTGATCCGAGTGGGGCTAGTTTCTATTTTTTAGGTGTCCAAACCTCAAAAAAAATAAATTTTTTAGCCTTCTTCGGGAGGCTTTTTTTATGCCCTTCGAATGGATAATTTTTATTGTTAAATAGTCACCATGCTTCGACAGTGCTTTACAAAATTTATAAATACTTAATAATGAGCCTTTTATACATTACTTTCTTCCATAATTCTATTTAACATAATATTAATTATATAACAAATACAGGAAAGGAATAAGCCAATGAAATGCTGGTTCATTATATCATAGAAACAGAAATCTGTTTAACCTGTCTCTACATATTACCTAATTAATGGTAAAAAAGTTATGCGGGTTAAGCGATATCTTACCGATGACTTATCTAATAAGGTAGCAGAAACTGATGAAAGTTTAATTCAAGAAAAAGAGCTCATTAGTCTGCTTGTAAACAAAACAACTTTAACTGAGCAAAAGGTAACTGAAACCATTAATTTTATTAAGAACGCACATGGCAATACGATACGTAAGTCAGGTGAGCCTTATTATACCCACCCTATGGAGGTAGCTAAGATTGTATTAGAGGCTACAAATAATGCTGATACCATTTTGGCTGCTCTATTGCATGATGTAGTAGAGGATACAATGGTTACATTGGAGCAAATCGAACTACTATATGGAATGGAAGTTGCTTATATAGTAGACATGGTTACGTATTATAATACTTATGGTTATCGATGGAAATTAGATCATTCAGATAGTCAAATTATATTAAATCAGTGTAAGGACATTCGTGTCGTTCAGATTAAATTAGCTGATAGGCTGCATAATCTAAGAACTATATCTGTAAGAAAGCTAGCAGACCAAAAAAGAATAGCCAAAGATACTATAGACTTTTATATTCCATGGTCCAAAAAAAATAATATTTTAATCTGGTTATCAGAAATAGAGCATATATGTGAGCAGATTTTACATACTAATCCTACATAGTCGTCCCTGAAGTGTTAATGTGAGCTTGGGGGTAATTTGTTTTTAATTTGATAATCATAAAAATTACAACTATACATCCAACGAATCGGGAGATGAAAACTGGTGTAATACTACTGTGCCATTTATCAACATTACAAGTCCGTTGCAATAGAAAATTATACAGGTTTTTTTCTTGTAAATCTATTCTTAATTCAGACATTTTTATAATTTTATAATAAGGAATAATCTTTATTTATGTACTTTTTAGGACTTATACGAAACTATTAGATAAAATTTTTCATATAGTCAAGATACTGTTTTGTTAGATTTTCAGTTTCGAATAAACATTATTGAGCATTGATCATGATATTATATAACACACCACTGCTAATGGTATTGGTCTTTTTGGGATTGAACCTAGTCTTAGGCCTTTATTGTACCAATAAAACAACCACATTTCGCCAATACGCTGTTGGTAATAAGCGGTTTAAAACTGCTACCTTGGTGCTTACAGTATTGGCTACAACTTTTGGAGGAGGAACGTTGATGTGTACTATGCCTAGTTATTATAATTTTGGTATAGAATACATAATTCCACTAATAGGTACTTGCGCCAATATTTGGATGATCAGTCTACTGGGACTGCGTATGGGTCCATTTATGAAGCACCTTTCTATTGCAGAAACGATAGGTAACGTATATGGTAAGTATCCTAGGGTTATTGCCGCTTTATTGGGTATCTGTTTTTCTATTGGTGTTCTTGCTATGCAGATCAATGTAATGTCCTATGCTATAGGCGTGTGCATAGATTCTGTTGACCCTCGTATCGTAACATTACTAGCCACCTTAATCTTTATAGTTTATGATATGCTTGGCGGTGTTCGTGCCATTACTATTACTGATATATTCCAGTTTATCATATCTATAGTTATTATTGCCTTGCTTACAAGCCTACAAAGTTTTCTTTCGTGTAATGCTTTGCAGCTTTGTTATGTTAGGTTCTATTGTAACAATTAGCCTACTTGTTTTTGTGTGTAATCCAACGCTACAAAGAGTAGAAATTTGGCCATATATATTAACCCATATCCCATATGTTTATAAAGGATGTTTGGTAATTTGTATCCTAGGGATGGCCATATCGACAGCTGATTCAATCTTACACACTGCTACCATTATGGCTTGCCATGATCTAGTGAAACCTATCCGAGATGTGGAAGCAGTACTTGATGTGAAACAGCTTCGCTTAGTTAGGTTAACTACATTAGTTATTGGCCTATTGGCTATGACCCTGACGGTTTACTATCCTGGTATATTTCAATTAAATATTTTTGTTTTTGGCTATGCGTTGCCATTTTTTATAGTAACAGTAGTTCCTCCTTTTATATTAGCCGTTTTTGGCTTCCGCGGTAGTTCTCTTACAGCTTTGATTGGGATGACTACAGGTATACTAGTTGCCTTAGTTTTTGAAAAGTGTGTTGAGCATAAAGTAGCAAATTTTTATGAATCTTTTGGCGTGATGGCCAATGGAATAGCTATGATGGTTGCACACTATCTACTACCACAACCACCCGGTAAGGGGTGGGTTGAAAAAGATCACAAACTAAGAAGAATAGAACAGCTGATACGAGTATTTAAAATACATAAAAAAAAGATAGACCTAGAGTAGGTTTATCCTAGTACATCGGGTCAGCTTGTATATTGGATTGTTCTTTGTATATCTTAAAAACTGCTACTTGGACCATCGGGTCACGCATGGCCATAAAGTTGCGGTTTTTCTTTGATCCATGATTTCTTTATCGACTACTGGTTAAGATTCGACATACTGAAAGCAGATAGCTTGAATTGTCTTATTAAACGAGCGTTATTTCTTTTGGGACAAGTTGGCTAACGCACAGGATGAACCATCTTTTAGTGAACTTAACATTAATAAAAATTTTGGTATATACCCCAGAAAAAAGGACTTAAGTATAAGTCCAAACCCTGACATAGTGGTGTCTTATAAGGCAAAAGATAGTAGGTTATCACAAGATGAATAAGAATGGGTCCAAAAGCTACGCGAATATGGATATGATATCAAAGCAGATGGTACTTATAATGATTCAGTCCGAAGAGGTATTTTAGCATTTAAAATACACCATTCTGGTGATGATATACTTCGTACTGATGCTTCACATAAGGATTGGGAAAAAAATATATCATGGAAAGGAAGGAGCTCTTTTATATCAGTTTGATGCGAACGATGGTAAATATCTAGATGATCTATTAGATCAGTTTTCTAAATAGTTTCTTCAATAGGCTTTTATAAATCCATAGGCTTTATTGTTTTATATGCTCTTCATGGATTTCATATGCCCAATTATCTATCATTCTGGTTTCCTCATTGAAGTTTATGCCTAGTAGTATAATGGATTTTTGCCTAAGTAAATAAGGTTTATAATAGCCGTGTTTGCTTTGATTTGTGCTAAGGCTATTTTTCCGCTGGATTTGTACTTTATTTCTATGATATATATGGCCGTTTTTAATTCTAAAACAATATCTGACCTGCCTTGACTAGATGGAGATGCGCTATGCATATGCATCGTATGACCTCCTAGAAATCCTAAACCTTGGAGCAACATATGTAAATTGCTGTGGTACTGTTTTTCTTGTTTGGTATCGATGTAGTATGGAAGTGTGGCAAAAGCTGTATTGATATGATCTATAAAGGTTTCAATGTTTTGATCCGCTAATGCACCTAGGATTCTATCACGTTCTTGTATAAAATAATCTTGTATACCCTTTTTTAAACTGGACTGTATACTTTTTTGAAAGGAATCTGCTATTTCCTTATTAGGGAATCTTAAAGTATATAGACTACTAGACTCATCATAATCATAAATGGTTAAATAGCCCGTTTGGAACATCAACGATTTTAAACTAATCTCATTTCTATTACCTGTATACATGAGGTCATCTCTAGTAGCTTGCATCTCAAGATTATCCATATTAAGGTTAAATCTATCAGGATCTGTTAGCATCTGGTTAATAAGTATAGTAGGACTGCCTGACTCGTACCAGTAGTTTTCTAGTTCTCCAGTATTTAAAAACTTTAATGTAGACCAAGGATTATAGACACTTATGCCATCTCTATGGAATCTATATCCATTGTAATGCGTTGTCATACGGCTCATTACTTCTGATGGAGTGACCTTGTTATTTTCTTTTGTACTCCATTTTTTAGCAATATCTTCTAAGTTTTTTGAGAATATGGTTACGATTTCTTGCTGGGTATAACCAAACATGGCATTGGCAGATTCATTGATCGTAATATCATCTAAATGATTGGCCCCTGAAAATACATCCGATAAACTAAATTTGCTTACGCCAGTGATAAAGGTGAGTTGAAAGTATTCATTGAGTGATTTCAAAGTCATAAAGAAATCTTTCATGACTTTAATATTAGCCTTTTCTAGGTCAGACCCTTTGGTTAGATGAACTATAGGTGCATCGTATTCGTCTATTAATAATACTATTTTCGATTCATAATCATTTCCTAATTTAGTCATATCTTCAACCAAGTTAGAGAGCTTTGTTTTAAGAACCTGTCCAGTAAGCTTCAACTGGTATATTGAAGCAATCCGTATAAGTAAATCTTCTAAAGATAGTTGTAATAATTCTGCTGATTCATTGGTCAATCTAGAGTGATCCAGTTTAATGACGGGATATTTCTTCCATCCATATCCATTTTCTGGCCTGCCTATATAGCAATCTTTAAAAATCTCTTTTTCTCCACTAGCTATAGTAGCCAGTGTATTGATAAACAGTGATTTCCCAAATCTGCGAGGCCGGGCTATGAAAATAGGATTTCTCTTCTCTATTAACTCTTGCGCATATTTGGTTTTATCTACGTAGTAGCCTGTTTCAATAACTGATGTAACATCTGAATACCCAATAGGCAGTGCATCTATCTTACGCATCATTTTATCTATTTTGATTTCTTTTTCTTTCTCTTTCTCTTACTTTTCCAAGCCAGCCGATCTTGTTCTGCTGCGATAGAAACCCGGCTGGCTTTAGTTAAAGTAGAAGCCTTCTCTCGTAATTTTACGGCTTTTTCTTTAAGTTTTGTTGAGGCAATGATATTTTTTTGCAGCAAATTATAAGCTGCTAGCCGTTCATTGACTTTAAGACCCGCTGCTCATCTGTTTTGTAATGGTTTTCCTGCACAGACATATACCTCTCTACCTTTATGCAGTTTAAAGAACTTGGTTTTGGTTATATCTTTCATAAACTGGGTAGCCATTTTACTTATTTCACTGGCTAAGCCTGAATCAGCTTGATCAGTGATCATATCCAATACTTTATGACTATTGTTTTCAATAATCGGATTGACCCCTTCACAGAAGAGACCAGGTAAGCAATCGGTATCGTAACAAGCTAGAGAGACCGGGAAAGTCCGATCTAGATACTGGGCCACAAGGACAAGGCCACATTTTGTAACATTAGAAAAAATAGACTCAATGGCTTAAGACGGTATGAGCTGCTCAATTGAAAATTTTCTTGCTTTTTTAAACATGATACTATTTCTAAAAAAGGTGACTGATATCTTAAATAACTATTTGACTTATAGGTCTAATAATGAGAAAATTGAAAATGAGTACCTATCATCTATAGATGATCTAATGGTTATGGTATCTAAGTTACCAAGGATTTGCCTTCTTAGGTCGTCAGTATCATCTTCAAGTTGAAGAACAAGATTTTTATATAGACCTGTTATTTTATCATATTAAGCTTCGTTCCTTTATAGTTATAGAGTTAAAATCTGGAGATTTCAAGCCTGAATATGTAGGAAAATTAATATTATGATAATCCTTAAAAATTGCTTTCTTTCCGCTACATATAGTAGCCAGTGTATCTATAAACAAAGACTTCCCGAATCTACGAGGCCGGGCTATGAAAATAGGATTTCTCTTCTCTATTAACTCTTGCGTATATTTGGTTTTATCCACGTAGTAACCTGTTTCAATAACTGATTCAACATTTGAATAACCAATAGGCAGTGCATCTACCTGACGAAATCTTAACCCTAACGCTCTGTCGATTCATGCCCGATGGTCCAATTTGTAACCTTTATGGTTATTATTGCCCTCCTTGTCAAGTTTGTATTTATACAAACCGGCAAGTCATTTTTAGAAATCATATTGTTTCTAAAAGAAGAAAAAAATTTCAACATTTTTATTAAATTCGCACCTACGAATAGCGTTATTAAGTTTTTATCTACCTATCTATGATGCTGTATAACATCCCCTTGCTCATGGTATTGGTTTTTTTGTTATTGACCCTATTGGTAGGTTTTTGTGCTAGTCAAAAAGCAACTTCCTTCCGGGAATATGTTGTGGGTAATAAACGATTTTCTACGGTTACTTTGATGGCCACGTTATTGGCCACCTGTTTTGGAGGAGGGGCGCTAATAACTAATGTAATACGTGTGCATCATAATGGTCTCTGGTGGATCATCCATATGCTTTTTAGTACCATCAATTTTTGGTTGATTAGTAGATTATCCTTACATATGGGGCCCTTCATGCAGGACCTTTCTATTGCAGACACAATAGGTAAGATATATGGCAAATATCCAAGACTTATTACTGCGCTATTTTGTATGGCATTTTATATTATTGTTGCCAACATGCAAATCCATGCAATGTCACTAGCCATCAAGATGTGCATAGATTCGATTGACCCACGTATGATTACTATACTTGCAACTTTAATTCTTATTATTTATGCTACTTTTGGAGGCATTCGCTCCGTCACCACTACCGATGTATTACAATTTATAACTTTGACCATTATTATTTTTCTGCTTGCAAAGCTTCTATTTGCAAAAACAGATAAACCTATTTTAGAAATAGTATCATGTTTAAAAAAACAAGAAAATTTTCAATTGAGCAGCTCATACCGTCTTAAGCCATTGAGTCTATTTTTTCTAATGTTACAAAATGTGGCCTTGTCCTTTGATCTCTTATCGATCCCAAAAGTATATATGTCTTCTAGCCCCATTCAAGCCAAAAAAGTTTTTTTATATGGTAATTTTTTTGGTATGCTTATATTCTTTGCTATAGTACTGATTGGTCTATTTGTTTTTATAATAAATCCAACCCTACCAGAAATGGAAGTTTGGGAGTACATAATGGCTAACATTTCACCCACTTTTAAAGGGTGTATTGCCATTGTCTTATTAGCAATGACCATGTCTACAGCTGATTCGAGTTTACATGCTTGTAGTATCGTAGTGAGTCACGATATGATGGAAATTATACAGGGCACAAAAGGTAGCCCTTCTCATGCTTATCAAATCCGACTGGCCAAACTAACTGTAATAGCTACAGGCTTATTAGCTATGCTATTAAGCCTTTACTACAAAAATCCATTAGAATTGATTATTTGGGGCATGGCATTGTCTACACCTATCATATCTGCTCCTTTTATCTTGGCTATTTTTGGTTTTAGAGGCACTTCTCGTACTGCCTTGATAGGTATGGCCATCAGTGTATTAGCGACTTTGTCTTGGAATAAATGGATTAAGCCATTAACAAGGAATAGAAGGTGATTTTTATTGCATTATGGCTAACGGCTTAGCCATGATGGCTGCACATTATCTACTACCCCAACCAGCTGGTAAAGGGTGGGTTGGGATAAATGATCAATATAAAAGAATGCAACAGCTAATAAGGGCATTTAAAAAATATAAAAAAACTATAGACCTAGAGTAGTGCCCTATTACCTAATTATGGCAAGGATATAAATTATATGATAACAAAAGAACAAATCCTGGAAAAGGTAGGGGGAGAGGAATATCTCATCCGCCACTTGGTTCCTACATTTAATTCAAATGTAAGAAAAAAAATTACAAATCTATATTTTCCGAGAAAGATGATAGACCAAGTATGTCTATTTATAAGGAAAAAAGGACAGGTACGTTAAAATTTAAATCTTTTAATACGGGTCACCAGGGCGATGCCTTCAGAATGTGGGCTGATTATTATGGATTAGACTGTAGGACGCAGTTTAAGGAACTTTTAGAACTCATTGACCAAGAGATGTGTCTGGGTTTGAATACTGAAAAGAAATCAAGAGTTATTCTAAAACCTATTTTTCCTAATTCACCCACTGTTAAAGACCCTGAAGCATCTTTTCCTTCTCAAACACTTCGTATTGAATACATATCTTGTTTAGAATCTCCTATTTCTAAGTTATATTTAAAATACTGGCTACAGTATGGTATTGACCAATCTGTTTTAGAAAAGTTTGATGTTAAACAAGTAAGTTTTTTATCTTATACCGCTAACTCAGGTCGTTATTTGTCTTTTAAATATTTTGATAAGCATCAGGTTGTAGCTGCCTATCATGTATCAGGTAGAGTTAAAGTATATATTCCAGAGATATCACCTTCATTTTCTAATGATCATTCTTTTAAAGGTCAGAAAAAATCATTTTCGTATAAGAATCAAAATAAAGATGATGTTTTTGGGTTGGTTCAATTACCTGAAGGAAATTTAGACTATATACTTCTTACAGCAGGGGAAAAAGATTGCATGAGTGCTTATGCACATGGGTTTAGAAATGTTATTTCTTTGCAGTCGGAGCACCAGATGCCTAGTGAGGATCTGTTGAGAGTTTTACGTGGTAAGACTTCCGTACTATTATGTTGTTATGATAATGATGAGGCAGGGAAGAATGCTTCTAAGAAGTTACGAGATTCTTTTGGTATTGTATCCGTTCAATTGCCAGGAGATGTAAAGGATATAGCGGAATACTTTCAAAGGTATACTACTAATGATTTTCAGATACTTCTAGATTGTGGTGTACAACAGGTACAATCTGTTACTATAAATTCTATTAATAACAATTATGCTGGAAAATCATGTAATACTAAACGTGGTAAAGTAAAAACCTATTTGAGTAATAAATTTAATTTTCGGTTGAATGTAGTTACCCAAGAGCGTGAGATGAGTACTAAACGTAATCCTGGTTTATGGGAAAAAGTTAACATAAATGAACTAAGGGATAATTTAGATAGGCATGGTTTTGAGTGCTCTTTGGATTTGATTAACTGCATATTAAAATATTTTTTTGTAGAACGTTTTAATCCTATAGAAGCTTATTTTTTAGCTTTTGAAAGAAATGAATTTGATGGTAGTAAGGATTATATTCGTCAACTGGCGAGTTACGTTCATTTAAAGGATTCTGCTTCTATTAATATTCACTATTGGTATACGCATCTTAAGCAGTGGATGATTAGGGCTGTTCGTACTGTTTTTGAACCTGGGAGTATAAATAAACATGCCTTGATTTTATGTTCTGTAAAAGAAAATATAGGTAAGAGTTATTTTTGTGAGTTTTTGTGCCCTCCTTCTCTTATAAGGTATTATAATGGGAACCCTGTTATTAGTAATGAGAAGGATGCGCAGAAGTCCCTAATTAGAAACTTTATTATAAACTTAGATGAACTTCATCAGCTTCGTTCTAATGCCCATGTGATCAAGACTTGGTTGTCCCAACGTTATGTTAATGTCCGGTTTACCTTACCAAGAAGATGAAATAACCGCCTCTCGTATAGCTTCTTTTTTAGGCAGTACCAATGATGTTGAATTTTTACGATCAGATTTAGGTCATAGTAGATGGATTAGTTTTGAAGTAGAGTTTATTGAATATATAGATGATGAAGTAAAATATATTTTAG encodes:
- the traM gene encoding conjugative transposon protein TraM, with protein sequence MVKRKYLLLVVIGTIVTFGKIFVGKRKIENFNPVNVKVPDFQEIKKNDAKTLLDEYDEELSGKKESLLKKTSRKGISSLAGLFNLKPLEKPKKPKKKQTMFTKLPKKTTVQTAPSQGFISYQDNPKEEILNTFYRVHLEENQKVTDESAVILKLEENGIIDETVLPAGTVLYGKAKFAKNRILVAIHVAQYLDRAFPISLSCYDTDFLPGLFCEGVNPIIENNSHKVLDMVTDQVDSGLASEVSKMATQFVKDVTKTKSFKLHKGREVYVCAGKQLKNK
- a CDS encoding AAA family ATPase, translated to MMRKIDALPIGYSDVERVIRTGYYVDKTRYAQELIEKENPIFIARPRRFGKSLFINTLATIASGEKEIFKDYHIGKPENGYQWKKYPVIDLDFSGVSNNTPEELSASIKMVLKEIAFSYNVKIEDATVKDALRSLVLQLLNLEDTIESKESIKSVYESKIVVLIDEYDAPIVHLTKGSDLEKSNIKVMKDFFMTLKSLNKHFQFTFITGVSKFSLSDVFSGANHLDDITISKDADAMFGYTQEEIVTIFSKNLQDIAKKWSVKENKKVTKSEVMSGIATYYNGYKFHQDGVSVYNPWSTLKFLNSSELENYWYESGSPTILINQMLADPDRFQLDALPIDAYRHQLMYTGSRNEISLKALMFQTGYLTIDSYGPSTGVYKLKFPNQEIAKAFHQTIQDSLERRVKDYFLSIQDQIKSALQTKDIESFIIAINIAFASIPYYITSKTEKDYHSNLHMLLYGLNCLEGINSHMASEASSSKGRADIVLTIGSIVYIIEIKYKSSGKVALQQIKDNRYYTSYLLKAKEIILLGINFDEASKSIDSWAHETVNRAAHLKK
- a CDS encoding HD domain-containing protein, with protein sequence MRVKRYLTDDLSNKVAETDESLIQEKELISLLVNKTTLTEQKVTETINFIKNAHGNTIRKSGEPYYTHPMEVAKIVLEATNNADTILAALLHDVVEDTMVTLEQIELLYGMEVAYIVDMVTYYNTYGYRWKLDHSDSQIILNQCKDIRVVQIKLADRLHNLRTISVRKLADQKRIAKDTIDFYIPWSKKNNILIWLSEIEHICEQILHTNPT
- a CDS encoding sodium:solute symporter family transporter → MLGSIVTISLLVFVCNPTLQRVEIWPYILTHIPYVYKGCLVICILGMAISTADSILHTATIMACHDLVKPIRDVEAVLDVKQLRLVRLTTLVIGLLAMTLTVYYPGIFQLNIFVFGYALPFFIVTVVPPFILAVFGFRGSSLTALIGMTTGILVALVFEKCVEHKVANFYESFGVMANGIAMMVAHYLLPQPPGKGWVEKDHKLRRIEQLIRVFKIHKKKIDLE
- a CDS encoding AAA family ATPase, encoding MMRKIDALPIGYSDVTSVIETGYYVDKTKYAQELIEKRNPIFIARPRRFGKSLFINTLATIASGEKEIFKDCYIGRPENGYGWKKYPVIKLDHSRLTNESAELLQLSLEDLLIRIASIYQLKLTGQVLKTKLSNLVEDMTKLGNDYESKIVLLIDEYDAPIVHLTKGSDLEKANIKVMKDFFMTLKSLNEYFQLTFITGVSKFSLSDVFSGANHLDDITINESANAMFGYTQQEIVTIFSKNLEDIAKKWSTKENNKVTPSEVMSRMTTHYNGYRFHRDGISVYNPWSTLKFLNTGELENYWYESGSPTILINQMLTDPDRFNLNMDNLEMQATRDDLMYTGNRNEISLKSLMFQTGYLTIYDYDESSSLYTLRFPNKEIADSFQKSIQSSLKKGIQDYFIQERDRILGALADQNIETFIDHINTAFATLPYYIDTKQEKQYHSNLHMLLQGLGFLGGHTMHMHSASPSSQGRSDIVLELKTAIYIIEIKYKSSGKIALAQIKANTAIINLIYLGKNPLYY
- the traM gene encoding conjugative transposon protein TraM encodes the protein MAQYLDRTFPVSLACYDTDCLPGLFCEGVNPIIENNSHKVLDMITDQADSGLASEISKMATQFMKDITKTKFFKLHKGREVYVCAGKPLQNR
- a CDS encoding sodium:solute symporter family protein — protein: MMLYNIPLLMVLVFLLLTLLVGFCASQKATSFREYVVGNKRFSTVTLMATLLATCFGGGALITNVIRVHHNGLWWIIHMLFSTINFWLISRLSLHMGPFMQDLSIADTIGKIYGKYPRLITALFCMAFYIIVANMQIHAMSLAIKMCIDSIDPRMITILATLILIIYATFGGIRSVTTTDVLQFITLTIIIFLLAKLLFAKTDKPILEIVSCLKKQENFQLSSSYRLKPLSLFFLMLQNVALSFDLLSIPKVYMSSSPIQAKKVFLYGNFFGMLIFFAIVLIGLFVFIINPTLPEMEVWEYIMANISPTFKGCIAIVLLAMTMSTADSSLHACSIVVSHDMMEIIQGTKGSPSHAYQIRLAKLTVIATGLLAMLLSLYYKNPLELIIWGMALSTPIISAPFILAIFGFRGTSRTALIGMAISVLATLSWNKWIKPLTRNRR